From the genome of Deinococcus sp. JMULE3, one region includes:
- a CDS encoding glycosyltransferase, producing MSIGFGSMTTPDPQATTREVVRALERSGQRAVLLSGWGGLSAADVPDSVFVTDSVPHDWLFPRVAATVHHGGAGTTAAGLAAGVPNVVVPFFGDQPFWGDRVQRLGVGPAPVPRRALNERTLAEALTHAVTDPGMKDRAAALGTRIRAEDGVARAAEVISGLKL from the coding sequence GTGTCCATCGGGTTCGGGAGCATGACCACCCCGGACCCGCAGGCGACGACCCGCGAGGTGGTGCGGGCGCTGGAGCGCAGCGGGCAGCGGGCGGTCCTCCTGAGCGGCTGGGGTGGCCTGAGCGCCGCCGACGTGCCGGACTCGGTGTTCGTGACGGACAGCGTCCCGCACGACTGGCTCTTCCCGCGTGTGGCGGCGACCGTGCATCACGGCGGGGCGGGCACGACGGCGGCGGGCCTCGCGGCAGGCGTGCCGAATGTCGTCGTGCCGTTCTTCGGGGATCAGCCGTTCTGGGGCGACCGCGTGCAGAGGCTGGGTGTGGGACCCGCCCCGGTGCCGCGCCGCGCCCTGAACGAGCGGACGCTGGCGGAGGCCCTGACGCACGCCGTGACCGATCCCGGCATGAAGGACCGGGCGGCGGCCCTGGGCACCCGCATCCGCGCGGAGGACGGCGTGGCGCGCGCGGCGGAGGTGATCTCGGGCTTGAAGCTGTAA
- a CDS encoding IclR family transcriptional regulator, with protein sequence MASSSLLAGAVDVLSAFDADHTEWRLSDLSRQLGVPTSTLHEQLTALCGTGLLVRVGRGRYRLGWRLLKLSSALYGSLPWYGPAHAAMERVARAGHALAFLSVLDGSSGRVLCIARSVQGRDGPPVAGELEFELPAHASASGKLLLALAGRPLPPDAAGFTPHTVTTTGVWASEAADIRAQDAARTRDEWASGTSGLAVPLRGAGGTVLAALGVSVPTARLREAALLRLLRDEADAVSWSFGWRPG encoded by the coding sequence GTGGCTTCCTCTTCCCTGCTGGCGGGCGCGGTGGACGTCCTCTCGGCCTTCGACGCGGATCACACCGAGTGGCGCCTGTCGGACCTGTCCCGGCAGCTGGGCGTGCCGACGAGCACCCTGCACGAGCAGCTGACCGCGCTGTGCGGCACGGGCCTGCTGGTGCGGGTGGGTCGGGGTCGGTACCGGCTGGGCTGGCGGCTGCTGAAACTCTCCAGTGCGCTGTACGGCAGTCTGCCGTGGTACGGCCCGGCGCACGCGGCGATGGAGCGGGTCGCGCGGGCCGGGCATGCCCTGGCGTTCCTGAGCGTGCTGGACGGCAGTTCAGGCCGGGTGCTGTGCATCGCGCGCAGTGTGCAGGGCCGGGACGGGCCGCCCGTGGCGGGGGAACTGGAGTTCGAGCTGCCCGCGCACGCGTCGGCCAGCGGGAAGCTGCTGCTGGCCCTGGCGGGGCGGCCACTGCCGCCGGACGCCGCCGGGTTCACACCTCACACCGTGACCACGACCGGGGTGTGGGCCTCCGAGGCGGCGGACATCCGCGCGCAGGACGCGGCCCGCACGCGCGACGAGTGGGCATCCGGCACGTCCGGGCTGGCCGTTCCGCTGCGCGGCGCGGGCGGGACGGTGCTGGCGGCGCTGGGCGTCAGCGTCCCGACCGCGCGCCTGCGCGAGGCCGCGCTGCTGCGCCTGCTGCGGGACGAGGCGGACGCGGTCAGTTGGTCGTTCGGGTGGCGTCCGGGTTGA
- a CDS encoding serine hydrolase, giving the protein MRARLLWALPALLWSCAAPPQQEGHVVLQRQDRAAPPADPLRDDAGCLRPAPEVPKAPPPPHHLSGQLGLWVAEVDPVTLRPVRALAVNPDSVFPLASTYKQAVLWALLRDIDAGRVQPTERFDVTRENQSLGSYPFDDSDVRTLTERMIRNSDNTATDILHRRVGLGAVQDVADRLGLCRTRLILPTKDWWVAQTGLSATFNGTSRWAAARGEEQRRLAELIDADSRKYRADYVQRKLNDHFDHRKDDAVDAQVYNLSTPYEFGTLVAQEFLRPDLSEPSRRWQRDVMALGFGKSALNLTHQKRVRYVGAKGGNGWQLLTYSGYVETTDGHHLVYVFMQRGADQTYTMPNTRRAFAWINAALKDLLTRPVDATP; this is encoded by the coding sequence GTGAGGGCCCGACTCCTGTGGGCGCTGCCCGCCCTGCTGTGGTCGTGCGCGGCGCCGCCCCAGCAGGAGGGGCACGTCGTCCTGCAACGCCAGGACCGCGCCGCGCCCCCCGCCGACCCCTTGCGGGACGACGCGGGCTGCCTGCGACCCGCGCCCGAGGTGCCGAAGGCCCCGCCGCCCCCTCATCACCTGAGCGGGCAGCTGGGCCTGTGGGTGGCCGAGGTAGACCCCGTGACCCTGCGGCCTGTCCGGGCGCTCGCCGTCAACCCCGACAGCGTGTTCCCGCTGGCGAGCACGTACAAGCAGGCGGTGCTGTGGGCGCTGCTGCGCGACATCGACGCGGGGCGCGTCCAGCCGACCGAGCGCTTCGACGTGACCCGCGAGAACCAGTCGCTGGGTAGTTACCCCTTCGACGATTCGGACGTGCGGACCCTGACCGAGCGCATGATCCGCAACAGCGACAACACCGCCACCGACATCCTGCACCGCCGCGTGGGCCTGGGTGCCGTGCAGGACGTCGCCGACCGGCTGGGATTGTGCCGCACGCGCTTGATCCTGCCCACCAAGGACTGGTGGGTGGCGCAGACCGGCCTGTCCGCGACGTTCAACGGCACGAGCCGCTGGGCCGCCGCGCGGGGTGAGGAACAACGCCGCCTGGCGGAGCTGATCGACGCGGACAGCCGGAAGTACCGCGCGGACTACGTGCAGCGCAAGCTGAACGACCACTTCGACCACCGGAAGGACGACGCGGTGGACGCCCAGGTGTACAACCTCAGCACCCCGTACGAGTTCGGGACGCTCGTCGCGCAGGAGTTCCTGCGGCCTGACCTGTCGGAACCGTCGCGCCGCTGGCAGCGGGACGTCATGGCGCTGGGGTTCGGGAAGTCCGCGCTGAACCTCACGCACCAGAAGCGCGTGCGCTACGTGGGCGCCAAGGGCGGCAACGGCTGGCAGCTGCTGACGTACAGCGGCTACGTCGAGACCACCGACGGCCACCACCTCGTGTACGTGTTCATGCAGCGCGGCGCGGACCAGACGTACACCATGCCGAACACCCGCCGCGCCTTCGCGTGGATCAACGCGGCCCTGAAGGACCTGCTCACCCGCCCGGTCGACGCCACGCCCTGA
- the hutU gene encoding urocanate hydratase, whose product MTHPAPTEPAPVIRAPRGPHKTAKGWVQEAAKRMLMNNLDPEVAEHPDTLVVYGGRGKAARNWEAFHRIVETLDRLEDDETLLIQSGKPVAVLKTHEWAPRVLLANSNLVPHWANWETFDKLDQAGLMMYGQMTAGSWIYIGTQGILQGTYETFAGAARKHFGGSLTGTITVTAGLGGMGGAQPLAVKLAGGVSITIEIDPTRIQKRLDTRYLDEVATSLEDAIARAEKYKAEGVARSIGVQGNAADLVPQLVTMNWTPDLITDQTSAHDPMWGYLPPVSADEDASRLRTDHPDEYKRRAYEAMAAHVRAILELQKRGAVAFDYGNNLRHRAQEAGVENAFDYPGFVPAFIRDSFCEGRGPFRWVALSGDPEDIRATDRALLDLFPHDERLQSWLTYAADQIAFQGLPARICWLGYKERDRAALLFNEMVADGRLKAPIVIGRDHLDAGSVASPYRETEAMLDGSDAVSDWPLLNFGVGIASGASWMSFHHGGGVGLGFSQHSGLVIVADGTEQAAQKLSRALTNDPGMGVIRHADAGYDHALNVAHERGLDLPSLGIQSIE is encoded by the coding sequence ATGACGCACCCCGCCCCCACCGAACCCGCCCCCGTCATCCGCGCCCCACGCGGCCCGCACAAGACCGCCAAAGGGTGGGTGCAGGAGGCGGCCAAGCGCATGCTGATGAACAACCTCGACCCGGAGGTCGCCGAGCACCCCGACACCCTGGTCGTGTACGGCGGGCGCGGCAAGGCGGCGCGCAACTGGGAGGCGTTCCACCGGATCGTGGAGACCCTGGACCGCCTGGAGGACGACGAGACGCTGCTGATCCAGTCCGGCAAGCCCGTCGCCGTGCTGAAAACGCACGAGTGGGCGCCGCGCGTGCTGCTCGCCAACAGCAACCTCGTGCCGCACTGGGCGAACTGGGAGACCTTCGACAAGCTCGATCAGGCGGGACTGATGATGTACGGCCAGATGACCGCCGGAAGCTGGATCTACATCGGCACGCAGGGCATCCTCCAGGGCACCTACGAGACCTTCGCCGGAGCGGCCCGTAAGCACTTCGGCGGCAGCCTGACGGGAACCATCACCGTCACCGCCGGGCTGGGCGGCATGGGCGGCGCGCAACCGCTGGCCGTGAAGCTCGCCGGGGGCGTGAGCATCACCATCGAGATCGACCCCACCCGCATCCAGAAACGCCTCGACACCCGCTACCTCGATGAGGTCGCCACGAGCCTTGAAGACGCCATCGCCCGCGCTGAGAAGTACAAGGCTGAGGGCGTCGCCCGGTCCATCGGCGTGCAGGGCAACGCCGCCGACCTCGTCCCGCAGCTCGTGACGATGAACTGGACCCCGGACCTCATCACCGACCAGACCAGCGCGCACGACCCCATGTGGGGCTACCTCCCCCCGGTCAGCGCCGACGAGGACGCCAGCCGCCTGCGCACCGACCACCCCGACGAGTACAAACGCCGCGCCTACGAGGCCATGGCCGCGCACGTCCGCGCCATCCTCGAACTCCAGAAACGCGGCGCGGTCGCCTTCGACTACGGCAATAACCTCCGCCACCGCGCGCAGGAAGCGGGCGTGGAGAACGCCTTCGACTACCCCGGCTTCGTGCCCGCGTTCATCCGCGACTCCTTCTGCGAGGGGCGCGGCCCCTTCCGCTGGGTCGCCCTGTCCGGCGACCCCGAGGACATCCGCGCCACCGACCGCGCGCTGCTGGACCTCTTCCCCCACGACGAACGCCTGCAATCCTGGCTGACGTACGCCGCCGACCAGATCGCCTTTCAGGGCCTCCCCGCCCGCATCTGCTGGCTCGGGTATAAGGAACGCGACCGCGCCGCGCTGCTCTTCAACGAGATGGTCGCCGACGGCCGCCTGAAAGCCCCCATCGTCATCGGCCGCGACCACCTCGACGCCGGCAGCGTCGCCAGCCCCTACCGCGAAACCGAAGCCATGCTCGACGGCAGCGACGCCGTCAGCGACTGGCCCCTCCTGAACTTCGGCGTCGGCATCGCGTCGGGCGCCAGTTGGATGAGCTTCCACCACGGCGGCGGCGTCGGCCTGGGCTTCAGCCAGCACAGCGGCCTCGTCATCGTCGCCGACGGCACCGAACAGGCCGCGCAGAAACTGTCCCGCGCCCTGACCAACGACCCCGGCATGGGCGTCATCCGCCACGCCGACGCCGGATACGACCACGCCCTGAACGTCGCCCACGAACGCGGCCTCGACCTCCCCAGCCTCGGCATACAGTCCATAGAATGA
- a CDS encoding glycosyltransferase: MRVTLIALGSRGDVQPYVALGLGLRRAGHAVRLASHETFRAFVTGAGLEFAPMRGDVREVVNSPEMRAALAGGNMLAINRVSARATQQGALLWAEDGLVAARDADLLVAGIGGLNVAQALSEKLRVPLVEAHVVPFHPTRAFPGAIVPPATVRLGGWANRLSHVVTRQVMWQMFRSADSRARREVLGLSPPRCSARARCGPCRPCTASARRSCPAPPTGTRRST; encoded by the coding sequence GTGAGGGTCACGCTGATCGCGCTGGGGTCGCGCGGGGACGTGCAGCCGTACGTGGCGCTGGGGCTGGGGCTGCGCCGGGCGGGGCACGCGGTGCGGCTCGCCTCGCACGAGACGTTCCGGGCGTTCGTGACGGGCGCGGGCCTGGAGTTCGCCCCGATGCGCGGGGACGTGCGGGAGGTCGTGAACAGCCCCGAGATGCGCGCCGCGCTGGCGGGCGGGAACATGCTGGCGATCAACCGGGTGTCTGCCCGCGCCACGCAACAGGGCGCGTTGCTGTGGGCCGAGGACGGTCTGGTGGCCGCGCGGGACGCTGACCTGCTCGTGGCGGGCATCGGGGGGCTGAACGTCGCGCAGGCGCTGTCGGAGAAGTTGCGTGTGCCGCTCGTGGAGGCGCACGTGGTGCCGTTCCACCCCACGCGGGCATTTCCGGGCGCGATCGTTCCGCCGGCCACCGTGCGGCTGGGCGGCTGGGCGAACCGCCTGTCGCACGTCGTGACGCGGCAGGTGATGTGGCAGATGTTCCGCTCGGCGGACTCGCGCGCGCGGCGCGAGGTGCTGGGCCTCTCCCCGCCCCGCTGCTCGGCCCGCGCCCGCTGCGGCCCCTGCCGACCCTGCACGGCATCAGCCCGGCGGTCCTGCCCCGCCCCGCCGACTGGGACGCGGCGCAGCACCTGA
- a CDS encoding arginase family protein — MTQPTHLPYGGIATFARAPMVQPEGDWTADVAVLGIPFDIALGFRPGARFAPRALREASLRSVPPFTGLDGVTRLAGVTFADAGDVVLPSLEPELARQRITEAAELVRDRCSLPVFLGGDHSVTYPILRAFAGVPDLHVVQLDAHLDFTDSRNDTRFSNSSPFRRACEELQNLVHITTIGLRGLRFDPEAVAAARARGHALIPMTDVTADLTRVLERLPRGKNVYLSVDVDGFDPSVIPGTSSPEPDGLTYAQGMAILAETARHNTIVGLDVVELAPNLDPTGRSELLTARLIMETLCAVDEFNSVRPGWTR, encoded by the coding sequence GTGACCCAACCCACCCACCTGCCCTACGGCGGGATTGCCACCTTCGCCCGCGCGCCGATGGTTCAGCCCGAGGGGGACTGGACGGCGGACGTGGCCGTGCTGGGTATTCCCTTCGATATCGCGCTGGGTTTCCGCCCCGGCGCCCGCTTCGCGCCCCGTGCCCTGCGCGAGGCGAGCCTGCGGAGCGTGCCGCCCTTCACGGGCCTGGACGGCGTGACGAGGCTGGCGGGCGTGACCTTCGCGGACGCGGGGGACGTGGTGCTGCCCAGCCTGGAGCCGGAACTGGCGCGGCAGCGGATCACGGAGGCGGCGGAACTCGTGCGGGATCGGTGCAGCCTGCCGGTGTTCCTGGGTGGCGACCACAGCGTCACGTACCCGATCCTGCGGGCGTTCGCGGGCGTGCCCGACCTGCACGTGGTGCAACTGGACGCGCACCTGGACTTCACGGACAGCCGCAACGACACCCGCTTCAGCAACAGCAGTCCCTTCCGCCGCGCGTGCGAGGAACTGCAGAACCTCGTGCACATCACGACGATTGGCCTGCGCGGCCTGCGCTTCGACCCGGAAGCGGTCGCGGCGGCCCGAGCACGTGGGCACGCCCTGATCCCCATGACGGACGTGACCGCCGACCTGACGCGCGTGCTGGAGCGGCTACCGCGCGGGAAGAACGTGTACCTCAGCGTGGACGTGGACGGCTTCGACCCCAGCGTCATCCCCGGCACCAGCAGCCCCGAACCGGACGGTCTCACCTACGCGCAGGGCATGGCGATCCTGGCGGAAACCGCGCGGCACAACACCATCGTCGGACTGGACGTCGTGGAACTCGCCCCGAACCTCGACCCCACCGGGCGCAGCGAACTCCTGACCGCACGGCTGATCATGGAGACGCTGTGCGCTGTGGACGAATTTAATTCCGTGCGGCCAGGGTGGACACGATGA
- a CDS encoding bifunctional diguanylate cyclase/phosphodiesterase, protein MNGPRVTPQPRPAQPIGVLEREVVALEAGMYNTPEVTVTRLAELLEQARQLGDVRAEALAHLLLGGCALYTGRLPDVKAHLEAAHARAGQLDDPALLARCLNGLGLYHDRVAEYDLALQSFLDSLRVTQASGDDTGSFRALNNLAALYTTTGQLTQALAFHERAQQLAQVLQSPIMLASSVTHLILIHDRQEHPALVLNLAGQHLPLIRQVGPPRWVSTVQECVSRALLRQGDAPRALEVALADLDATRARQDHEGISRLACAAALAHLTLGHLDEGQALLSESLGLAREVGSRPVEILALSGLARKHELAGAYQEALRFAREHHALERAVHEQEVDARSQLLTAEIRLELLNRETEIERLRNVELARANRQLRDTQADLLHRATHDPLTGVSNRAHFHQVTTDALRGLGPAENAALIFIDLDRFKSVNDTLGHPAGDSLLQQVARRLQSVVRSSDLVGRVGGDEFTVLLSRVSARRDATLVAQKLADVLAEPFDLAGSRVTVTASIGCAVAPSDGRDAEALQQHADLAMYRVKRSGGNQVLHFEPAMGEPGDRQLLERDLRGALDRQELRLHYQGRYAVRGGALAGFEALIRWQHPERGLVPPGTFIPLAEDTRLILPIGEWVLHEACRQAAQWNFPQRDLCMSVNVSPLQFDLPHFVDTVRAALHATGLPARHLILEITESLVMRDVDRAQAHIRELKALGVQIAMDDFGTGYSSLSMLESLPFDQLKVDRSFTRHLNGDREPRVTALMGAMIQLAQTLNMTVTVEGVEDDSQRERLRDMGCDHLQGFLLARPLPPEDAARLIPPDAARLNPDATRTTN, encoded by the coding sequence ATGAACGGACCGCGCGTCACGCCCCAGCCCCGACCGGCGCAGCCGATAGGGGTGCTGGAGCGGGAAGTGGTGGCCCTGGAAGCCGGGATGTACAACACCCCGGAGGTGACGGTCACGCGGCTCGCCGAACTGCTCGAACAGGCCCGGCAACTCGGTGACGTCCGCGCCGAGGCCCTGGCGCACCTGCTGCTGGGTGGCTGCGCGCTGTACACCGGGCGGCTGCCGGACGTGAAGGCGCACCTGGAAGCCGCCCACGCACGAGCGGGGCAGCTGGATGACCCGGCGCTGCTGGCCCGCTGCCTGAACGGCCTGGGTCTGTACCACGACCGCGTCGCGGAGTATGACCTGGCCCTGCAGTCCTTTCTGGACAGCCTGCGCGTCACACAGGCCAGCGGGGACGACACGGGGTCATTCCGCGCGCTGAACAATCTCGCGGCGCTGTACACCACCACCGGGCAGCTGACCCAGGCCCTGGCGTTCCACGAGCGTGCCCAGCAGCTCGCGCAGGTCCTGCAATCACCGATCATGCTGGCGTCGTCGGTCACGCACCTGATCCTCATCCACGACCGGCAGGAGCACCCGGCGCTGGTCCTGAACCTCGCCGGGCAACACCTCCCGCTGATCCGGCAGGTGGGACCGCCCCGCTGGGTGAGCACCGTGCAGGAGTGCGTCAGCCGCGCCCTGCTGCGCCAGGGAGACGCCCCACGCGCACTGGAGGTCGCCCTGGCGGACCTGGACGCCACCCGCGCCCGGCAGGACCACGAGGGCATCAGCCGGCTGGCGTGTGCAGCCGCGCTGGCCCACCTCACCCTCGGGCACCTGGACGAGGGGCAGGCGCTGCTGAGCGAGAGTCTCGGTCTGGCCCGCGAGGTGGGCAGCCGCCCGGTCGAGATCCTCGCGCTGTCAGGACTGGCCCGGAAGCACGAGCTGGCCGGGGCGTACCAGGAGGCGCTGCGGTTCGCACGTGAACACCACGCACTGGAACGCGCCGTGCACGAACAGGAGGTCGACGCCCGCTCGCAGCTGCTGACCGCCGAGATCCGCCTGGAGCTCCTGAACCGCGAAACCGAGATCGAGCGGCTCCGGAACGTGGAACTGGCCCGCGCGAACCGGCAGCTGCGCGACACGCAGGCGGACCTCCTGCACCGCGCCACGCACGACCCCCTGACCGGCGTGAGCAACCGCGCGCACTTCCATCAGGTCACCACCGACGCCCTGCGCGGACTCGGCCCGGCCGAGAACGCCGCGCTGATCTTCATCGACCTGGACCGCTTCAAGAGCGTGAACGACACGCTCGGGCACCCGGCCGGGGACAGCCTGCTGCAACAGGTCGCGCGGCGCCTCCAGAGCGTCGTGCGCAGCAGCGACCTCGTCGGTCGGGTCGGCGGGGACGAGTTCACGGTGCTGCTCAGCCGCGTCAGTGCCCGCCGCGACGCGACGCTCGTCGCGCAGAAACTCGCGGACGTGCTCGCCGAACCCTTCGATCTGGCGGGCAGTCGCGTGACCGTCACGGCCAGCATCGGCTGCGCCGTCGCGCCGTCCGACGGGCGGGACGCCGAGGCGCTGCAACAGCACGCCGACCTCGCCATGTACCGCGTCAAACGCAGCGGCGGCAACCAGGTCCTGCACTTCGAGCCGGCCATGGGTGAACCCGGCGACCGACAGCTGCTGGAACGGGACCTGCGCGGCGCCCTGGACCGCCAGGAACTCCGCCTGCACTACCAGGGGCGCTACGCCGTGCGCGGCGGCGCGCTGGCGGGCTTCGAGGCGCTGATCCGCTGGCAGCACCCCGAACGGGGCCTCGTGCCGCCCGGCACGTTCATCCCGCTCGCGGAGGACACCCGCCTGATCCTCCCGATCGGCGAGTGGGTCCTGCACGAGGCCTGCCGTCAGGCGGCGCAGTGGAACTTCCCGCAGCGTGATCTGTGCATGTCCGTGAACGTCTCGCCGCTGCAGTTCGACCTGCCGCACTTCGTGGACACCGTCCGCGCCGCGCTGCACGCCACCGGCCTGCCCGCCCGGCACCTGATCCTGGAGATCACCGAGAGTCTCGTCATGCGGGACGTGGACCGCGCCCAGGCGCACATCCGGGAACTCAAGGCGCTGGGCGTGCAGATCGCCATGGACGACTTCGGCACCGGGTACAGCAGCCTGAGCATGCTCGAATCCCTGCCGTTCGATCAGCTGAAGGTCGACCGGTCCTTCACGCGACACCTGAACGGCGACCGCGAGCCGCGCGTGACGGCCCTGATGGGCGCCATGATCCAGTTGGCGCAGACGCTGAACATGACCGTCACCGTCGAGGGCGTCGAGGACGACTCGCAGCGCGAGCGCCTGCGGGACATGGGCTGCGATCACCTGCAGGGGTTCCTGCTGGCACGCCCCCTGCCGCCTGAAGACGCCGCGCGGCTCATCCCGCCCGACGCCGCGCGGCTCAACCCGGACGCCACCCGAACGACCAACTGA
- a CDS encoding TetR/AcrR family transcriptional regulator, whose product MSTHSDWNERTKRTSPRPADDPQRRATILRAAQTCFAQDGFHRTTMRAVARQAGLAEGTLYHHFRGKDDLLLGLFSALGEQAREALDPAALATLNLRDFLQAFLAVPLAALAQDEAGLLRVILSEGLIRRDLGRAFADGLTGTADLGAQGLAARPELRGVDTGELLRTGLTLVLGHSVQGALSGEPLPDPQVTAARVADVLLALVAAGRA is encoded by the coding sequence GTGAGCACTCACTCGGATTGGAATGAACGGACGAAGCGGACCTCGCCCCGCCCGGCGGACGATCCCCAGCGGCGGGCGACGATCCTCCGCGCGGCGCAGACCTGCTTCGCGCAGGACGGGTTCCACCGCACGACCATGCGCGCCGTGGCGCGGCAGGCGGGACTGGCCGAGGGCACCCTCTACCACCACTTCCGGGGCAAGGACGACCTGCTGCTGGGCCTGTTCAGCGCCCTGGGAGAGCAGGCGCGCGAGGCACTCGATCCGGCGGCGCTGGCGACCCTGAACCTGCGGGACTTCCTGCAGGCGTTCCTGGCCGTGCCGCTGGCAGCGCTGGCGCAGGACGAGGCGGGGCTGCTGCGCGTGATCCTGTCCGAGGGCCTGATCCGCCGCGACCTGGGCCGCGCGTTCGCCGACGGTCTGACCGGGACGGCGGACCTGGGCGCGCAGGGGCTCGCGGCGCGCCCCGAACTGCGCGGCGTGGACACCGGCGAGCTGCTGCGCACCGGCCTGACGCTGGTGCTGGGTCACAGCGTGCAGGGCGCGCTGTCGGGCGAGCCTCTCCCCGATCCGCAGGTGACGGCGGCGCGCGTGGCGGACGTGCTGCTGGCGCTGGTCGCGGCGGGGCGCGCGTGA
- a CDS encoding DegV family protein, whose translation MTIAIVTDSTSDLTPELLAQIGVKSVPLYVLFDGKMHKDGLEIRPQDIFTGLKAGKKTPSTSQPSPAEFATAYTEALQVADEVLSLHISGQMSGTVGSARLAAQEFGGKVTVLDSRSVSMGLGLRVLRAAELAHQGLSMDEIVRQLEAAASKADIRFTVDTLDFLRINGRIGGAQALLGSLLNIKPILVVKDGRVDSGGRVRGHKKAVADLVEHVRKYTAAHGPTRVAVMCTPGGEEYVKEVRAGLSGIQFEDMGDHMIGAVVATHAGPGTVGVTLEPVTV comes from the coding sequence ATGACCATTGCGATCGTCACGGATTCCACGAGTGACCTGACGCCGGAACTGCTCGCGCAGATCGGCGTGAAGAGTGTGCCGCTGTACGTGCTGTTCGACGGCAAGATGCACAAGGACGGCCTGGAGATCAGACCGCAGGACATCTTCACGGGTCTGAAGGCGGGCAAGAAGACGCCCAGCACCAGCCAGCCCAGCCCGGCCGAGTTCGCGACCGCGTACACCGAGGCCCTGCAGGTGGCCGACGAGGTCCTGAGCTTGCACATCAGCGGGCAGATGTCCGGAACCGTGGGCAGTGCCCGACTGGCCGCGCAGGAGTTCGGCGGGAAGGTCACGGTGCTGGACAGCCGCTCGGTCAGCATGGGCCTGGGCCTGCGTGTGCTGCGCGCCGCTGAACTGGCGCATCAGGGCCTGAGCATGGACGAGATCGTCCGGCAGCTGGAGGCCGCGGCCAGCAAGGCCGATATCCGCTTCACGGTGGACACCCTGGACTTCCTGCGCATCAACGGGCGCATCGGGGGCGCGCAGGCGCTGCTGGGCAGCCTGCTGAACATCAAACCCATCCTGGTCGTCAAGGACGGCCGCGTGGACTCCGGTGGGCGCGTGCGCGGCCACAAGAAGGCCGTGGCGGACCTCGTCGAGCACGTCCGGAAGTACACGGCCGCCCACGGGCCGACCCGCGTGGCGGTCATGTGCACCCCCGGCGGCGAGGAGTACGTCAAGGAGGTCCGCGCCGGACTGTCCGGGATTCAGTTCGAGGACATGGGCGACCACATGATCGGCGCGGTCGTCGCCACGCACGCCGGTCCCGGCACCGTCGGCGTGACCCTGGAGCCCGTGACGGTCTGA
- the hutI gene encoding imidazolonepropionase, producing MTETLFTNISQLVTPARDVQRGAAMRDLKVIPDAAMLVSGGVIRWVGPRADAPGNAQEHDLGGVAVVPGLIDPHTHAVWAGDRLADFEARVQGVPYEEILARGGGIRSSMRATGAASVNELVALARPRLEALRSSGATTIEVKSGYGLDFDAERRMLHAVRVLQTEFELVPSLLIHVPPTEGRAEYVQAVCHDLIPGVARDGLATAVDVFTEREAFTVDETRAILQAAKTHGLQTKLHADQFHAIGGTELACELGALSVDHLEASGPAQIAALAASNTVATILPGVTLHLGLPAAPGRALIDAGAAVAVGTDLNPGSSPVFSTQLALALAVRLCRLTPAEALTAGTVNAAAALGLSDRGALTPGQRADFLALHSPDWRDLSYTLGANPVRNVFVDGTRL from the coding sequence ATGACGGAAACTCTCTTCACGAACATCAGCCAGCTCGTCACGCCTGCGCGCGACGTGCAGCGTGGCGCGGCCATGCGCGACCTGAAGGTCATCCCCGACGCGGCGATGCTGGTGTCGGGCGGGGTGATCCGCTGGGTCGGCCCGCGCGCCGACGCTCCCGGCAACGCGCAGGAGCATGACCTGGGTGGCGTGGCTGTCGTGCCGGGATTGATCGACCCGCACACGCACGCCGTGTGGGCCGGGGATCGCCTCGCGGACTTCGAGGCTCGCGTGCAGGGCGTCCCGTACGAGGAGATCCTCGCGCGCGGCGGCGGCATCCGCTCCTCCATGCGGGCGACCGGGGCGGCCAGCGTGAACGAACTCGTGGCCCTCGCCCGGCCCCGATTGGAGGCGCTGCGTTCATCCGGCGCGACGACGATTGAGGTCAAGAGCGGGTACGGCCTGGACTTCGACGCCGAGCGGCGGATGCTTCATGCCGTCCGCGTCCTCCAGACGGAATTCGAGCTCGTGCCGTCCCTGCTGATTCACGTGCCGCCCACCGAAGGCCGCGCGGAGTACGTGCAGGCCGTCTGCCATGACCTCATCCCGGGCGTGGCGCGCGACGGTCTGGCGACGGCCGTGGACGTGTTCACCGAGCGGGAGGCGTTCACGGTGGACGAGACCCGCGCCATCCTCCAGGCCGCAAAAACACACGGGCTTCAGACGAAGCTGCATGCCGATCAGTTCCACGCCATCGGCGGCACGGAGCTCGCGTGCGAGCTGGGTGCCCTGAGCGTGGATCACCTGGAAGCGAGCGGCCCCGCGCAGATCGCCGCGCTGGCCGCGTCGAACACCGTGGCGACCATCCTGCCCGGCGTGACCCTGCACCTGGGTCTGCCTGCTGCGCCGGGCCGCGCCCTGATCGACGCGGGAGCGGCGGTCGCCGTGGGGACTGACCTGAACCCCGGCTCGTCCCCCGTGTTCAGCACGCAACTGGCGCTGGCGCTCGCGGTGCGTCTGTGCCGCCTTACGCCCGCCGAGGCGCTGACTGCCGGCACCGTGAACGCCGCCGCCGCCCTGGGCCTGAGCGACCGGGGAGCCCTCACACCCGGCCAGCGCGCCGACTTCCTCGCCCTGCACAGCCCCGACTGGCGCGACCTGTCCTACACCCTTGGCGCGAACCCCGTCCGGAACGTGTTCGTCGACGGCACGCGCCTCTGA